Genomic segment of Rhinoraja longicauda isolate Sanriku21f chromosome 4, sRhiLon1.1, whole genome shotgun sequence:
aaaatgATGTCAAAGATcaccacttatctacctgcacataatccatatccctccattccctgcatatccgtaagcctatccaaaagtattttaaaatgccactaacatatgtGCTTcaaacaccacccctggcagcgtgttccaggcactagCCCCACACTCTGGGTATAAAAacctgctctgcacatctcctttaaactttccccttaaagctaagccccctagtatttgttttttccatcctgggaaagagatactgactgcctaccctatctttgCCAAAATGCTGGTTGAAGGATAAATGTTGAATAGATACTTgtgcaaagacacaaagtgctggagcaactctacgggtcaggcatcctctctggtgaacatggataggcaatgtttcggatcaggacccttcttctaactCAAGTCTTAGATCCAGTGGGATGAAGTTCCTGTCccctactgttcaatgttctttgTTTACTTAAAATCAATAAGGGCACAAATATTCCAGCATTTGACTgtctgtttagagtcatagagtcattcagcatggaaataggccctttggcctaacttgcagacactgaccaacatgttccatctacactatcgatatcagtctgaagaagggttgcgacccgaaacgtcacccataccttctctcccgagatgctgcctgacctgctgagttactccagcattttgtgaataaatcgatttgtaccagcatctgcagttattttcttacaatatccatttgcccatatccttccaaacctgtcctatccatgtacctgtctaaatgtttcctaaacgttcagattagtacctgcctcaactacttcctccggcacccaccaccctttgtgtggaaaaagttacccctcaggttccaggaTGCTATTAATACCTTTGAAATCAGAAATCCTGATCAATTATTGAATTTATCAAGATGTATTTGAGCTGttgggcatttatttcaagaaaaggatcccggggaaaacccacacaggtgacggggagaacgtacaaactccgtacagacagcactcatggtcaggatcgaacctgggtctctgacgctgtaaggcagtaactctaccgctgcatcaccgtccCGCCCATATGCAGAGTATTTTTTCTTCAGAAGATAAAAGGTCAATTAGTTCCTTGGGGAATcaatttctctttttctctttctctctttctctttctctctctctctctctctctctctctctctctctctctctctctctctctctctctctctctctctctctctctctctctctctttctctctctctctctctctctctctctctctctctctctgtctctctctctctttctctctctctctcctctctctctctctcttctctctctctctctctctctctctctctctctctctctctctctctctctctctctctctctctctctctctctctctctctctcttctctctctttctctctctctaataATTGCAGAGTTGTACCGTGGGAAACTGATGACAATCCATTGCAGATGGCCTTTTCTAATCCTATTATTGGTGCCCATTGTTATTTTGATTGACCACGACAACCTCTGTACACGCATCCTCAGTGCATGGCTTGTGAGTGTGGCTGGCATATATTGCAAATGTACAGATGGGGTTTATTACACAAGacctttttttttgttaaagTCGGAAATGTGAACATTGCAGAACAATTTAGTAGGACTTCACACTGCTTTATATATGGGTTAAACTCTCTCTTACAAACAGCTTTGTTAACCTATTCTCATCTGGTATTAATATGGTCAAGATTCAACTTGATTTTTGTTTTAAGGCATGCTTTATACTGAAACCATGCAGCCTatattcagaagatagacacaaaatgctggagtaactcagcgggagaggcagcatctctggagagaaggaatgggtggggtttcgggtcgagatctgaagaagggtctcgacccaaaacgtcacccattccttcccccagagatgctgcctgccctgttgagttactccagcactttgtgtctatcttcggtgttaaccagcatctacaattccttcccaCAACCTATATTCATATGTTTTAACAAATATTTTGGATATGCTTTAATTTTGAATTTGGATACCGGTGTAAAACTGGGTGATGTTAACTGTGTTGCCCATTGTGCAATGATTCAGATTATTACTCAATGTGAATTTAGAAGCTCCTCTGAAAGGTATAATTAAAATGATCACCTTTCCAGGCCAACAATAGACCAGGCCTGAAATATTGAACTAACTGGGCATAAAAACATTCTGTAACCTGCTGCCCAGAAGACGAGTCAAAATAATGGACCCATGCTCTCAGGAGTAGCAGTGGCCTTATCAGGTTCCCATTCTTTCAGCTAACATTGTGACATTATCGGACGTGCCTGCCAGGACTTTTGCAAGAGAGAGCTgagtgtctggaacacactgtcaggggAGTTAGTGGACCTTTCTattctaggtctcctccattgtcaaagtgtagGCTAAGcgtaaattggagggacagcatctcatattgtgcttgggcagcttacagcccattggtatgaatatttatttctctcgcttcaggtagccccggcattccctctcactcTATCCCACCCcacactcgacccgaaacatcacccattccttctctccagagatgctgcctgtcccactgagttactccagctttttgtgtctatcttcggtttaaaccagtgtctgcagttccttcctacacattttgtctactaACCATCCCAACTACATTTACGCCCAAGTTATTTATACACATACTGGTCCACCACCTTGGCTCCTGAGCCTTGCTGGGTCATCTGTTTTGCCGGACCAGCAAAggccacggcctccgagaggagtggaACGGAACTGGGACGACCTGCCTAGGCCACTGgggggccgagatactggcccgcaaagCCGGCCGTGGAAGtctgctatgggaacggatccgcGGCTCCAGCCAGGCTAGAGTCCCAGAGACTAGCCTGCAGGGGGCAAATCTGACCCGCCGATCAGAAGCTGGCCGCAGAAGTCGCGATGAGATCGAGATCagctgcctcacccggcctaggcaacacagggaacaatagacaatagacaatagacaataggcgctggaggaggccattcggcccttcgagccagcaccaccattcaatgtgatcatggttgatcattctcaatcagtaccccgttcctgccttctccccataccccctgactccgctatccctaagagctctatctagctctctcttgaatgcattcagagaattggcctccactgccttctgaggcagagaattccacagattcacaactctctgactgaaaaatgtttttcctcatctcagttctaaatggcctaccccttattcttaaactgtggccccttgttctggactcccccaacattgggaacatgtttcctgcctctaacgtgtccaaccccttaataatcttatacgtttcgataagatccgctctcatccttctaaattccagtgtatacaagcctaaccgctccagtctttcaacatatgacagtccccgccattccgggaattaacctagtaaacctacactgcacgccctcaatagcaagaatctggggagggggaggaggagggggaggggagggaggatagaggggggggggtggagatttcaagtgcgctctcgaaaatttgtccagattaaaggaggtacccgaccaccagttgccggtggtgaacctgtacttttatcatatcatatcatatatatacagccggaaacaggccttttcggccctccaagtccgtgccgcccagtgatccccgtacattaacactatcctacacccactagggacaatttttacatttacccggccaattaacctacatacctgtacgtctttggagtttatatatgtttataatatatatatatatatatctcaaacAGAAGTCCCTGGGCAGTTACCTAAAAGTTTGTAAACTTCGAAGCTTTATAGAAACAATTCCACAAGTTTCACCTACCTCACCTACATAACTGTATTTGCACTTGAGGATCATCCTGTAAAGCCTTGTCCTGTTTTCATCTTCAAATGGCATAGTTCCACTCAGCAGGATGTAAGAGATCACACCTAAAGCCCACATATCGACCGCGTTGGTGTACGGTTTCCTCAGCAGGATCTCGGGTGCAATGTACTCCGGCGTGCCGCAAGTGGTCCTCATCGACCAGTCTCCACCTTTGTTCCCAGAATTGGCGAGCCCAAAGTCAGTGATGAGGATCTTGGAGTCCGATCCTGGGTGATAGTAAAGCAGATTTTCTGGCTTCAAGTCTCGATGTGTAATCCCCAGAGTGTGCAAGTATCTGATCCCGTCCAAAACCATCTGCAGCACCCGGGTGGCGTCTCTTTCCGTAAATGACCCTTTGGCGATGACGCGATCAAAAAGCTCTCCCCCGGTGGCCAGTTCCATCACCATGTAAATGCGATCCTGCGTCTCAAAGACCTCGATCAGCTGGATAATGTTATGGTGGCTCACCCTTCGAAGCACGTTGAGCTCCGACTCGCAAACCTCCTTTCCTTCTTTAGCCTTGGTTTCAATCATCTTGATGGCAAAGGGCTGCTTGGTGGCTCGGTGTTCAACCCTGACCACCCTGCTGAAGCTCCCTCTCCCGATAAGGGCCTTGATTTCATACCTGATTAAAGTGAACAACAAGATTGGTCAAATTTGGAAGGCAAAGAAGAGCGATGTTATAGCTTACCGACtggtgagaggcctggatagagtggatgtggagaggatggttccactagtgggggagactaggaccagaggtcatcgccATAGAATTAAGGGACcttcctttatagacaatagacaataggtgcaggaggaggccaatcggcccttcgagccggcaccactattcaatgtgatcgtggctgatcattctcaatcagtaccacgttcctgccttctccccataccccctgactccgctatccttaagagctctatctagctctctcttgaatgcattcggaaggagatgaggaggaatttccttagtcagagagtggtgaatctgtggaattcattgccacagaagactgtggaggccaagtccatggatatttttaaggcagagatagatagtttcatgattagtacgggtgtcaggggttatgctcccaatacttatgaccttatgaccttagtgTATAAAATctggagaagaatagatcgggtagatgcacagagtctcttgcccagagttggggaatcgaggaccagaggacagaggttttaggtgaggggggaaagatttaataggaaccagaggagtaaccttttcacacacaaaggtggtggatgtatggaacgagctgccagaggaggtagttgggccaggtacaattgcaacaattaagaaacatttggacaggtaactggataggacaggcttagagggattcagattcctattaaattttccccccaTACCTTATACCCATGTCCTCTgcctctcgattccccaactctgggcaagagacaatgTGCGAatacccgatctatacctctcataattttgtacagctctataagatcacccctcatccacctgtgcttcaaggaatagagtctgctcaacctctccatatagcgcAGGCCCtagagtccaggcaacatccttgtgaatcttccctgcaccctctccagcttgacgaTACGATaaaatatgatagaactttatttatcccaggagggaaattaatttatcTCTTCCCTATAACATAGTGGACAAAACTGAACATGAAACTCTCAATGTGGTCTCTCAAAAGTCTTATATAACAGCAACATGATCTTCCAACTTCTACAGTATAATCACttcagtgtataccagcatctgcagttccttcctgcacattctatactcttactgatgaaggccaatgtgccgaaaaccTACTTCACCATCCTATCGACCATTCGAGTcacctcaaaataaatgctaacattgcacttcataaggaatagaagtagaattaggccattcggcccatcaagtctactccgccattcaatcatggctgatccatctctccctcctaaccccatcctcctgctttctccccataacaccaggTTATTTCACTTTTCACCCTGGTGAAGCTTTAAGTATAGCATGACCAATTGTCACTTGGAACTACTTTTATTTGACAGGGGCAACtatttaggggcggcacagtggagttgctgccttacggcgccagagacccaggttcgatcctgactatgggtacagtttgtgcagagtttgtacgatctccctgtgacccggagcgtgggttttctccgttgcTCCAATAGCCTTCcttgctccaaagatgtacaggtatttgtaggttaattggattcggtgaAATTGGAAatattgtcccgagagtgtgtaggatactgcttgtgtacagggatcaccggcctgtctctgcgctgcatctctaaactaaattaactagaCTGATGAAGGTGAAAATGAATCTTTTCTGAAGTTTTTAAAGTAACGTGGGATTGTAATCAAATGAATAAAATCCCACTGGCAAAGTCATGAACAATAAAAATGCGTTGAGTTAAAATTGTAGATAACTGAGTCTGAGAGGTTCAAGGAAATGTCCTCCTTCATGGAGTTTCTGGGGCATTAAGTAAATTGTCAAaagagtgtaggaaagaattgcagatgctggtttacaccgaagatagacacaaaatgcaggagtaactcagcgggcaggcagcatctctggatagaaggaacgggtgacgtttcgggtcaaaacccttcttcagactgttacttcagcattttgtgtctaaattgtcAAAAGAAACGGTTTAGGCATCAGAACATttgttcaaaaatataacacatcATTATTGATCCTTTCcataaacattttaaatgaacttACCAGAATCAGTAAGATCAGTTGACCATGTCTCTTGCTCCTTCAAATTGTGGAAAATGAAGGCAATgttctgcttagtttagtttagagatacagcacggaaacaggcccatcggcccactgaggccgtgccgaccagcaatccccccacaacgtacatacctgcacgtctttggagtgtgggaggaaaccgaagatctcggagaaaacccacgcggtcacggggagaacgtacaaactccgtacagacagcgcccgtagtcgggatcaaacccgggtctctggcgctgtaagtcagcaactctagaattaggacattctgtccatcaagtctactccgccattcaatcatggctgatttatctctccctcctaacctcattctcctgccttctccctataacctctgacacctgttctaatcaagaatctatctatctgccttaaaaacatccactgacgacctccacagccttctgtggcaatgaattccacagattcaccacactctgactaaagaaatcataAAACATCATAAATGTCCCTTATTGCCTAGATACAGGACTCTTgcggaaaaagacacaaagtactggagtaactcagtgggtcaggcagcatctttggagaatgtggataggtgatgttttgggtcaggacctttcttcagactgaaacgttgcctgttcatGGTCTCCAAAGACGCTTAGTTACCCCAGTActcagactcaggtttgatcctgactacgggtgctgtctgtacggagtttgtacgttctccccgtgaccgcgtggggcttctccgagatcttcggtttcctcccacaccaaagacatacaggtatgtaggttaattggcttggtgtagatggtaaatcagcatctgcaattcattgtgtCTACACTTTAACCGAGTTGTGCATAGAAAAAACAACACTTTGATTGTTACCTTCTGCTCAATAAGAGCTTTTAATCATTCATAGCTTTTTGTGTATAATTACTATGTGCTTTCCAAATCAAATACCTGTCGGTTCAGAATAATGCACTGTAGATTGTATTCTACTGTTCTAAGTTAGAtaacaaatgtttaaaaattaaatGTGAAGATATAAGCTTGACATTGAGAtcaaccttgtgtccttttgtgtaaaccagcattagcagttTCTTGCTTCTACATGAATCGCTGATGTTTAGGGTCAGAACTTTCCCCAatctgtaacgtcacctatccgtgttctcccgagatgctgcctgacctgctgagctactccggcactttgtgcctccttacatagaaacatagaaaagatttgcaggagtaggccatttggtccttcgaaccAGCTGATCATGATCCAGCTGATCATGAACCAGCTGatcgaatcatggctgatcatccaaaatcagtaccccgttcctgctttctccccatatcccttgattccattagccctaggagctaaatctaactctctcttgaaaacatccagtgaattggcctccactgccttctgtggcagagaatttgacagattcacaactctctgggtgaaaaaggttttcctcatctcagtcctaaatggcccaccccttattcttaaactgtgacccctggttctggactcccccaacatggggaacatttatcctgcaactagtctgtccaatctcttaagaattttatatgtttctataagatcccgttatccttctaaattccagtgaatgcaagcagtGAATCACAGCGTCAGTGATTTTTTCTCGCATCTTTTTTTCTCGCCACTTTTTTCTCGCATCTAGCTTGTTCTGGGTAATGTTGTAGTGCGTGAAGATTGGCTTCCAATGTCACGTCCTCGCCACGCACCATGTTCATGGGAGTTCATTCTGACCGGTCACAGAACATGTTTTGCACCTTTATTGACCGTTGTAAAGGCAGGAGTACATGGCAGGGAACAAGGTGAGCTGATTAAGTCAACCTCCACCAAACTTTGAGCACAATGATTAACCGTTTAAACAAATAGAAACAGCAAACTGCTGGACTAGCTCAGCTACAACCGTGGAAAAGATGACAAGAGGTTCTAACCTTCTCTAGCCTCCCATCAGAATCAGCTCAGCCAGGTCACAGCtctggagtcacaaggaactgtagtttagtttagtttagagataaacctCGGAaaccggcccatcgagtccatgccgaccagtgatccccgcacatttacactaccctccctacacactaggcacagtttacaattataccaagccaattagcctacaaacctgtacgtcttcggagtgtgggaggaaactggagcacccgaagaaaaatcacggggcgaacgtacaaactccgtacagacaagtacccatggtcaggatcgaaccctgctctctggcgctgtaaggcaccaactctaccgctctgcggCAAAGCACCaagttaactcagcgggttaggcatcaTCCAGGATCATCCCACAGACAACGTTAGGGGGTCAGgacatttcagtttgaagaaggatcagaCTGTCTCTccgtcgatgctgcctgacccgctgagttcttccagcactctgagttttACTTGAGGTTATTACACAGTTTTCTTCTCCACAGATTCAACCAGCCCCTCTGAGTATTTcgtgcattttctgcttttgtgctGTATTTCCAGTGGCTCCTGCATATCTTTTGTTGTTTGGGTTTCGATGAACCTTTGCAATGTTGCAAATAATTGAGAGAGGGGTGACTTCTGGTTGCCCCACACTGAATAAAGCATGGAACAATTGCTGAAAGGAAATCCTGGTTAATCAGAAACAGCAACTGTTGATGCTCTTTAGAGTAAAGAAAATGTACAGGGTactcggagacacaaggaactgcagttgccggaatcttgggcaaagcactaagtgctggaggaactcatcaggtcagttagcatctgtgcagggaatgggcaggcgatgtttcaggtcgagggccCCTCTCACTTCTAGCCTCCTTTCTCCCTcattcctacaatcagtctgaagaacagtggcgcagaggtagagttgctgccttacagcaccagaggcccgggttcgatcctgactacaggtgctgtctgtacggagtttgtacgttctccccgtgaccgcgtgggttttctcccgggagCTCCAGATTCcgaccaacatcccaaagatatacagggttgttttttttttaggttaatcggctttggtaagattgtgtaggatagtgctaatgtactggGCCGCCAcgaactcggtgggatgaagggcctatttccacgctggaaTTCTAaagccccaacccaaaatgttgcctgtccatgttctccagagatgctgcctgacccactgagttactccagcactctgtgacgtTGTGAATGTGATTATTGTatatacctgcctcaaatacctcctctggcagctcgttccatacaccctggatgcatacagtctgaagaagggtctcgacccgaaacttcacctattccttctctccagagatgctgcctgacccactgagttaccccagcactctgcgtcGTTGTGAATGTGATTATTgtatatacctgcctcaactatctcctctggcagctcgttcaccctgccaccctgaatgcatacagtctgaagaagggtctcaaccagaaacttcaccaattccttctctccagagatgctgcccgacccatgagttactccagtcctcTGTGTCGTTTTGAATGTGATTATTGTATATacctgcctgcctcaactacctcctctggcagctcgttcaccctgccaccctgaatgcatacagtctgaagaagggtctcgaccagaaacttcaCCAATTCAGGGTGAACTTCACCTGAGTGAACCCATTCACTCAGtccgaaatttcacccattccttctctccagagatgctgcctgacaccctgagttactccagctttttgtgtctatcttccatacacccaccaccttatttgtggaagaaaaaaaaattcccctcgggttcctatta
This window contains:
- the LOC144592597 gene encoding serine/threonine-protein kinase H1-like — translated: MGCGTSKVLPEPPRSCYVDFVKSVVSCKTKLCDGGSQKAESMRPAGGGQSDAGCPDGARRTKVAKYRAKFDPKVTARYEIKALIGRGSFSRVVRVEHRATKQPFAIKMIETKAKEGKEVCESELNVLRRVSHHNIIQLIEVFETQDRIYMVMELATGGELFDRVIAKGSFTERDATRVLQMVLDGIRYLHTLGITHRDLKPENLLYYHPGSDSKILITDFGLANSGNKGGDWSMRTTCGTPEYIAPEILLRKPYTNAVDMWALGVISYILLSGTMPFEDENRTRLYRMILKCKYSYVGEPWPNVSNLAKDFIDRLITIDADERMAAAQALKHPWVVTMAASSSMKNLHRSISQNLMRRTSSRCQSSKSAETIKSSRSSKSRRLREKEIREFNLWYQHHMEQD